Proteins encoded within one genomic window of Mesorhizobium sp. AR10:
- a CDS encoding NAD(P)/FAD-dependent oxidoreductase — protein sequence MLAEIDPSEIDANGSHTRRPRVVILGAGFAGVAAARSLKRSDADVVLIDRRNHHIFQPLLYQVATAVLAPSEIAAPIRQLEAKQANLDVMLADVVGVDLPHRTVDALYPGVGIRKVRFDFLVVATGTRPSYFGHDEFAAFAPGIKTLADAEAIRTKILSAFEMAEATEDESERARQMNFVLVGAGPTGVELAASIAQMVRVTLRGNFRRIDPTTSTITLIEGGDRVLPTFAPSLSKKVARHLAKLGVKVLLGVKVDSVDAEGVIAGGERIPSATVLWTAGMAASPVVQMLGAKADRAGRALVEPSLNVPGQPDIFVVGDAASIQQQDGRPVPGVAQAAIQQGRYVGRLISDKIRGQEPKRAFRYRDKGNMAVVGKNYAILESGHLKTAGFLTWFIWAFVHLLALPQLQNRWRVQSQWLWSYLTGQRSSRLISEPPRPASGTVPIKETTAP from the coding sequence ATGTTGGCCGAAATTGATCCCTCCGAAATTGACGCCAATGGTTCGCACACAAGGCGGCCGCGAGTCGTCATCCTGGGTGCCGGTTTTGCCGGTGTGGCAGCGGCACGGTCCCTCAAGAGATCCGATGCGGACGTCGTTCTGATCGACCGCCGCAATCACCATATCTTCCAGCCGTTGCTCTATCAGGTGGCGACCGCTGTGCTGGCACCGTCCGAGATAGCGGCGCCGATCCGGCAGTTGGAGGCGAAACAGGCCAATTTGGATGTGATGCTAGCCGACGTCGTCGGCGTCGATCTGCCCCATCGCACAGTCGATGCCCTCTATCCCGGAGTCGGCATCCGGAAGGTGCGCTTCGATTTCCTCGTCGTCGCCACGGGTACGCGCCCGAGCTATTTCGGCCACGACGAATTCGCAGCCTTTGCACCGGGGATCAAGACTCTCGCCGACGCCGAGGCGATTCGAACCAAGATCCTGAGCGCCTTCGAAATGGCCGAGGCAACCGAGGATGAGAGTGAGCGCGCGCGCCAGATGAATTTCGTGCTCGTCGGCGCCGGACCCACCGGTGTCGAACTCGCGGCATCGATCGCACAAATGGTGAGGGTGACGCTGCGTGGGAATTTCAGGCGGATCGATCCGACAACCAGCACGATCACCTTGATCGAGGGAGGAGATCGGGTTCTCCCGACCTTCGCTCCGTCGCTGTCAAAAAAGGTCGCCAGACACCTTGCCAAGCTCGGCGTCAAGGTCTTGCTCGGCGTTAAGGTCGACAGTGTCGACGCAGAGGGTGTGATCGCGGGAGGCGAAAGAATTCCAAGTGCAACTGTTTTGTGGACGGCGGGCATGGCCGCATCGCCGGTCGTCCAGATGCTTGGTGCCAAAGCGGATCGCGCGGGCAGGGCGCTGGTCGAGCCTTCCCTCAATGTGCCGGGTCAACCAGACATATTCGTGGTCGGCGATGCGGCGTCCATACAGCAGCAGGATGGGCGACCCGTGCCCGGCGTTGCGCAGGCGGCCATCCAGCAAGGGCGCTATGTGGGCCGTCTGATCTCCGATAAAATCAGAGGGCAGGAACCAAAGCGCGCGTTTCGGTACCGAGACAAGGGCAACATGGCGGTCGTCGGCAAGAACTACGCCATCCTGGAGTCCGGTCATCTGAAAACGGCTGGCTTCCTGACCTGGTTCATATGGGCTTTCGTTCACCTGTTGGCTCTCCCCCAACTCCAGAATCGTTGGCGGGTTCAGTCGCAATGGCTGTGGTCGTATCTGACTGGCCAGCGAAGTTCGCGACTGATCTCTGAACCGCCTCGACCCGCAAGTGGCACAGTTCCGATCAAGGAAACCACAGCGCCATGA
- a CDS encoding sensor histidine kinase: MADNLNMTSGQRFADDDICLAAVPDPRMLLASIVHDFNILLTPIVSVLEEMQGRGAGTARQLKRIDGAIFCAFRAKTLARQLVDFASPRPVKLAAVDVGRLLRRLEAPLASLLSGRIRLDLDIAENLPKAFIDQQLIDRVLFNLVLNARDAMPEGGRVAIAVAQDCYPAGPFRGDNSMIRLTIADSGSGMDEATLEMAGEPHFSTKTDGTGLGLATVRQVMERQGGGLSIASAPHRGTTVDLWLPVR; this comes from the coding sequence ATGGCCGATAATCTCAACATGACATCCGGGCAGCGCTTCGCCGACGATGATATTTGCCTGGCAGCAGTTCCTGATCCGCGCATGTTGCTTGCCTCCATCGTTCACGATTTCAATATATTGCTCACACCAATCGTGTCGGTCCTGGAGGAGATGCAAGGTCGCGGGGCCGGAACGGCGCGGCAGCTGAAAAGGATTGACGGCGCGATCTTCTGTGCCTTCCGCGCCAAGACGTTGGCAAGGCAACTCGTGGACTTTGCGAGCCCCCGGCCAGTCAAGCTTGCCGCGGTCGACGTCGGCCGGCTTTTGCGGCGGCTTGAGGCGCCGCTTGCAAGTTTGTTGTCGGGACGCATTCGTCTTGATCTCGACATCGCCGAAAATCTTCCCAAGGCCTTCATCGACCAGCAACTGATCGACCGGGTGTTGTTCAATCTCGTTTTGAATGCCCGTGACGCGATGCCAGAAGGCGGGCGTGTGGCCATCGCCGTTGCACAGGATTGCTATCCCGCCGGTCCGTTTCGCGGTGACAACTCGATGATCCGCCTGACCATCGCCGACTCAGGCAGCGGAATGGATGAGGCCACGTTGGAAATGGCGGGGGAGCCTCACTTCTCAACCAAGACAGATGGAACCGGCCTCGGTTTGGCCACTGTCCGGCAGGTCATGGAGCGCCAGGGCGGCGGGCTGTCCATCGCCAGCGCGCCTCATCGCGGCACGACCGTCGATCTGTGGCTGCCGGTGAGGTGA
- a CDS encoding NADPH-dependent F420 reductase, with protein sequence MSIGIIGAGALGSNVARLLAKSGVSATIANRRGPESLAGLVGELGPSIKAGTVEEAASADIVLVALRWVDLEKALHGLPAWNDRVVIDGTNAVEFLDPDSPDAKDPNNPLAAYGIKAIDLGGKHSSEVFRRFVPGARVVKAFNHLDVQVLPESAVSGGQRVLFYSGDDADAKTAVRKLLEQTGHFPVDLGVLDVGGPLASLPFGALASINFIKI encoded by the coding sequence ATGAGCATTGGTATTATCGGAGCGGGTGCCCTCGGTTCCAACGTGGCCCGGCTGCTGGCGAAGAGCGGGGTTTCGGCGACGATCGCAAACCGCCGCGGTCCGGAATCGCTGGCGGGGCTCGTCGGGGAGCTCGGCCCTTCGATCAAGGCTGGGACCGTGGAGGAGGCCGCGAGCGCCGATATCGTCCTTGTGGCACTGCGCTGGGTCGATCTCGAAAAGGCACTGCACGGTCTGCCTGCGTGGAACGACCGTGTTGTGATCGACGGCACCAATGCCGTCGAGTTCCTCGACCCGGACTCGCCCGACGCGAAGGACCCCAACAATCCGCTTGCTGCCTATGGCATCAAGGCGATCGATCTAGGCGGCAAGCATTCAAGCGAAGTGTTCCGCAGGTTCGTTCCGGGCGCGCGCGTCGTCAAGGCATTCAACCATCTTGACGTTCAAGTCCTGCCGGAGTCGGCGGTATCGGGTGGCCAGAGGGTTCTGTTCTATTCAGGCGACGATGCCGATGCGAAGACCGCAGTCCGCAAGCTTCTCGAACAGACGGGCCATTTCCCGGTAGATCTCGGTGTGCTGGACGTCGGCGGCCCGCTGGCTTCTCTGCCGTTTGGTGCGCTTGCATCCATCAATTTCATCAAGATCTGA
- a CDS encoding Rrf2 family transcriptional regulator, which produces MPTSTRFAVAVHILAALAVSDGTPLRSEDLAYSVNTSPVVIRGLLSRLSDAGLTRSQLGAGGGALLARPMKKIRLLDVYEAVEDTELFSLHRTPPCENCAVGGNILEAMQPTLMRARKALEHELAKVTIADIAVEVARIGKFSIPLEW; this is translated from the coding sequence ATGCCAACCAGCACACGCTTTGCCGTCGCAGTTCACATCCTTGCCGCACTCGCAGTGAGCGACGGCACGCCGTTGCGTTCCGAGGATCTCGCATATTCGGTCAACACCAGCCCGGTCGTGATCCGGGGACTTCTGTCACGCCTGAGCGACGCCGGGTTGACCCGGTCGCAACTCGGTGCGGGCGGGGGGGCGCTGCTGGCGAGACCCATGAAGAAGATCCGGCTGCTGGACGTCTATGAGGCCGTTGAAGATACCGAGCTGTTTTCCTTGCACCGGACACCGCCCTGCGAGAATTGCGCGGTTGGCGGCAACATCCTGGAAGCTATGCAACCAACGTTGATGCGCGCGCGCAAGGCGCTTGAGCACGAATTGGCAAAGGTCACAATCGCCGACATTGCCGTCGAGGTCGCTCGCATTGGGAAATTCAGCATACCGCTGGAGTGGTGA
- a CDS encoding threonine/serine exporter family protein, translated as MRNSHQDVQAALKRPGNMQAELHAANDVAHVTLRLGRLMLVNGADTARVQAGVATLARRLGYQVQLLVHAEGLLLTLEDEHSFRTKLSHAIPGITVNMGALAALDDIIWKTSTVPDIETIDRQLDVVERAGNRYPHWLVAIGMGVTAASRRGCSAAHGPSSACPCWSASSACCCASVLPHRR; from the coding sequence ATGCGCAACAGTCACCAAGACGTTCAAGCGGCTCTGAAGCGCCCCGGCAATATGCAGGCGGAACTGCACGCCGCCAACGATGTGGCGCACGTCACCTTGCGCCTGGGCCGGCTGATGCTGGTCAACGGGGCGGATACCGCGCGCGTGCAGGCAGGCGTGGCCACGCTGGCGCGACGCCTGGGCTATCAGGTGCAGCTGTTGGTCCACGCCGAGGGCCTGCTGCTCACGCTGGAGGACGAGCACTCGTTCCGCACCAAGCTCAGTCACGCAATACCGGGGATAACGGTCAACATGGGCGCGCTTGCTGCGCTCGACGACATCATCTGGAAGACATCGACTGTACCTGACATAGAGACTATCGACCGACAACTCGATGTGGTGGAACGCGCCGGCAACCGCTATCCGCACTGGCTGGTCGCGATCGGCATGGGGGTGACCGCCGCCTCGCGGCGAGGCTGTTCGGCGGCGCATGGCCCGTCGTCGGCGTGTCCGTGCTGGTCGGCATCGTCAGCCTGCTGCTGCGCCAGCGTTTTGCCGCATCGTCGGTGA
- a CDS encoding threonine/serine exporter family protein, which translates to MVAGSLVGAFAAGLLARRLAQHFKIPVITFAFPGVVAMIPGATLSAPA; encoded by the coding sequence ATGGTGGCCGGCTCGCTGGTGGGCGCGTTTGCGGCGGGCCTGCTCGCACGCCGTCTCGCACAGCATTTCAAGATACCGGTCATCACCTTCGCCTTTCCCGGCGTCGTCGCGATGATTCCGGGGGCTACGCTTTCCGCGCCGGCATAG
- a CDS encoding cyclic nucleotide-binding domain-containing protein, whose translation MSSVVAAARRPEKLPSILCAIVRRAIVRDLPVEVMDQDRSAVSGSFVEAICSAPGVKVTMRSCELHEAEAAVRSGKAIASVYIPENLERDIVRGRLPHVTVLFNKQFFTGRNMTSNPIRAAVSAATAEVEAGPHSRAFTAGPLVVEQYVAPNPMVNYAHLSDVIADPIVQTGVLAAIGALVTRILLRGRPTLRLVGQLAFFLALTALLLYHGIIPYAVGPADISTLERVFLDIVKVIWWINAAWSLIGVVRVFLVLEQKPREGRLLQDLVVGIIYVAAVLSIIAYVFNAPVGTLIATSGAVAIVLGLALQSTLGDVFSGIALNLAKPYGIGDWLVLSNGIEGKVVETNWRATHLLTGTNDLVVVPNSDLAKARLTNLSSPERSHGVTLPVRFRPSTAPSTMADVMRSVLLSSNSILAQPEPGVQIVSLDGGAVELELAFRVADRALAGKAKSEVFDLIFRHAKAAGLTLAAPLGAVGPAFSEPNEVEMPFGFHTTPRRLLDAIPLFAPLTEDEKEALASTMTRRTFRKGETVAEQGEVLKSLMIVRSGVVTVNRRDGASEMILGRLAPGDCLGEGGLLTEAGELGSVRALTFVVVYEITQEDLAPLLRDRPAIADELALLLAKRNASEQLRLGRGDGANAASTIPPLRARIRQLFKL comes from the coding sequence ATGAGCTCGGTTGTGGCCGCGGCAAGAAGACCCGAAAAGCTGCCGTCGATTTTGTGCGCCATAGTCAGAAGGGCAATCGTCCGGGACCTTCCCGTAGAGGTGATGGATCAGGACAGATCGGCAGTATCCGGCAGCTTCGTTGAGGCAATCTGTTCTGCACCCGGGGTCAAGGTAACGATGCGCTCCTGCGAACTCCATGAGGCCGAGGCCGCGGTGCGTTCCGGCAAAGCTATCGCTTCCGTATACATCCCTGAAAATCTTGAGCGGGACATCGTGCGCGGGCGGCTGCCGCATGTGACCGTCCTCTTCAACAAGCAGTTCTTCACTGGCCGCAACATGACTTCCAATCCAATTCGAGCGGCAGTCTCAGCCGCCACCGCCGAAGTTGAGGCAGGCCCGCATAGTAGGGCCTTCACAGCTGGTCCTCTTGTCGTTGAACAATATGTGGCTCCCAATCCCATGGTCAATTACGCACACCTATCCGACGTCATCGCGGATCCCATCGTCCAGACCGGCGTGCTCGCGGCGATCGGTGCACTGGTTACGCGCATTCTGCTTCGCGGCCGCCCGACGCTGCGTCTGGTCGGTCAGCTGGCATTCTTTTTGGCGCTTACGGCGCTGCTGCTCTATCACGGGATCATACCGTATGCGGTTGGTCCGGCCGACATCTCTACGCTGGAGCGCGTATTCCTGGACATCGTCAAGGTGATCTGGTGGATCAATGCAGCATGGTCCCTCATCGGCGTGGTCCGCGTCTTTCTCGTCCTCGAACAAAAGCCACGTGAGGGGCGGCTTCTTCAGGATCTTGTCGTCGGTATCATCTATGTTGCAGCGGTCCTCTCGATCATTGCCTACGTCTTCAACGCCCCAGTTGGAACACTGATCGCCACGTCCGGCGCGGTCGCCATTGTGCTTGGCCTTGCCCTGCAGAGCACTCTGGGCGATGTCTTCTCGGGCATAGCACTCAATCTCGCCAAGCCTTACGGGATCGGCGATTGGCTGGTGTTGAGCAACGGCATCGAAGGCAAGGTGGTGGAGACGAATTGGCGGGCCACCCATCTTCTGACGGGTACAAACGACCTGGTGGTTGTCCCCAACAGCGACCTTGCGAAAGCAAGGCTGACCAATCTCAGCAGTCCCGAGCGGAGCCACGGCGTGACGCTCCCGGTCCGGTTCCGGCCAAGCACTGCGCCATCCACGATGGCAGATGTCATGCGATCGGTTCTCCTGAGCAGCAATTCGATATTGGCGCAACCGGAGCCGGGTGTACAAATAGTGTCGCTGGACGGAGGCGCGGTGGAGCTGGAACTCGCTTTCAGGGTCGCAGACAGAGCCCTCGCGGGTAAGGCAAAGAGTGAGGTTTTCGACCTGATCTTCCGTCATGCAAAGGCTGCCGGACTCACTCTTGCTGCCCCCTTGGGAGCCGTTGGCCCGGCTTTTTCAGAACCGAACGAGGTCGAGATGCCCTTCGGCTTCCATACGACACCGCGGCGGCTTCTGGACGCGATCCCGCTGTTTGCGCCGCTGACCGAGGATGAGAAGGAAGCGCTCGCTTCGACGATGACGCGCCGGACGTTCCGGAAGGGTGAGACCGTCGCGGAGCAAGGCGAGGTGTTGAAGTCACTGATGATCGTGCGCAGCGGCGTTGTAACCGTCAACCGACGCGACGGCGCAAGCGAGATGATACTGGGCCGTCTTGCGCCCGGCGACTGCCTCGGCGAAGGCGGTCTCCTAACGGAAGCCGGCGAGTTGGGCAGTGTCAGGGCGCTTACGTTCGTGGTCGTTTATGAGATCACACAGGAGGACCTGGCGCCGTTGTTGCGGGATCGCCCCGCGATCGCCGATGAACTGGCCCTGCTCCTCGCGAAGAGGAACGCATCGGAGCAGCTTCGGCTCGGCCGAGGCGACGGAGCCAACGCCGCGTCGACGATACCGCCCCTGCGGGCGCGTATCAGGCAGCTGTTCAAACTTTGA
- a CDS encoding HlyD family secretion protein, protein MLARPRYGSAIALAAAGAIICGVCEASAEQAKPPIAGMVRQTEIRIAPDATGRLATVAVIPGQHVHQGDLLAVLDNPELTAAVGEAKAAATSAKAQRDQVYSGARTEEVAIANQAIQMSQANLLLAQQQYDRASALAGKDFASKQTLDTSSASLAKAKADLDLKRAQAAEASAGPTAEERALADAQVALAEATVGDLQAQLDKTRLTAPTDGTIGIRVAEPGEIIDPGKPVMTMEADGQAWFAFTLREDDLHEITLGKTLALTVQNGRQIDARVTELRPLGEFATWRAARAVGDHDLNSFRLRLDPNGNAEGLEPGMTVWLTTQP, encoded by the coding sequence ATGCTCGCTAGACCGCGATATGGTTCTGCAATCGCACTGGCTGCGGCAGGCGCGATAATCTGCGGCGTCTGCGAAGCGTCGGCAGAGCAGGCAAAGCCACCGATCGCCGGCATGGTTCGGCAGACCGAGATTCGCATCGCCCCCGACGCTACGGGGCGACTGGCAACGGTGGCCGTCATTCCGGGCCAGCATGTACACCAGGGCGATCTTCTTGCCGTGCTTGACAATCCGGAACTGACAGCAGCTGTCGGTGAAGCCAAAGCCGCCGCGACGAGCGCCAAAGCACAGCGAGATCAGGTCTATTCGGGCGCGCGGACGGAAGAGGTGGCAATCGCCAACCAGGCCATCCAGATGTCGCAAGCTAACCTTCTGCTCGCCCAGCAACAGTATGACCGCGCATCGGCACTTGCCGGCAAGGACTTCGCCAGCAAGCAAACGCTCGACACGAGCTCGGCCTCACTTGCAAAGGCGAAAGCCGACCTTGATCTCAAACGGGCGCAAGCTGCAGAAGCGAGCGCCGGTCCCACCGCCGAAGAGCGTGCTCTGGCCGATGCCCAAGTGGCGCTGGCCGAGGCGACGGTCGGGGATCTCCAGGCCCAGCTGGACAAGACCAGACTGACGGCACCGACGGACGGTACAATAGGCATCCGCGTTGCCGAGCCGGGCGAGATCATTGACCCGGGAAAGCCGGTGATGACGATGGAGGCGGATGGTCAGGCCTGGTTCGCTTTCACGCTGCGTGAAGACGATCTGCACGAAATAACGCTCGGCAAAACGCTAGCGCTGACGGTGCAGAACGGGCGCCAAATCGATGCTCGCGTGACGGAACTGCGTCCACTGGGGGAATTCGCGACCTGGCGGGCGGCCCGCGCCGTCGGCGACCACGATCTCAATTCCTTCCGCCTGCGCCTTGATCCAAACGGCAATGCCGAAGGGCTGGAGCCCGGCATGACCGTCTGGCTCACCACTCAACCGTAG
- a CDS encoding ABC transporter permease — protein sequence MMSGRRFGIVDVARREVVWILRDKVALLLVVGIPLIAFAILAATFSNAVIRDLRVDVVDQDRSRTSETFVQAISAAPGVSLTRRSSDLNGAMHAVRSGEAIAAVYIPQNLERDIAARRRPQVVIFFNKQFFTPGNVASNSLQAAISAAVADLPAEPRTAAFTPGPLVVEQYVLTNPALNYAQFLLRAILPTVLHIVTAISAGYAVGSEFGSRNMREWLATAGDSMLIALVGKLAPYFGIFLVMMAVGLGTIHGIFEIPFRGDPVLVAAGACLLIIAYLSLGALLQLLVRNLAFGLSLTGIICSPAFGFAGVGFPVLAMNVFSRAWGAMLPLRWYIQILFDQAARGVPVGNSAEPFMMLGGLAVLYFGLAWLKLRSVARHPLPEAVEAPEQDSAGGRIGIVRAFTDEYGRIIRDRSAFSLIVLAPIIYGVFYPQPYLGQLIKDIPIAVVDSDSSDISRTIIQAVNADEAVKVTLRPTTLAEAQAALVHREVFGILSIPAGTERDILKGDQARLPAYVDSAYFLLYNRTLQGIQEGVGAVTADLAARSARPDGSLYRAALAKSSPVEILNQPLFNPTGGYGSYVVPAAFLLILQQTLLMGSATLGGVAYEQGGHQARRRRGTVSAVIGQSLAHLLLALPGFALFLIVLSRVYGFSANDHVLDLIVLAIPYILSVSLLGQFVGSWFKRRETAVLLLIAISLPIFFLVGVAWPLEAIPPMLRTASFILPSTFGIDGLVRVNQMGASVTDVSKDWMWLWVLTGVYAILAIASARFTMGRRVSDAR from the coding sequence ATGATGAGCGGGCGTCGTTTCGGTATTGTCGATGTCGCTCGCCGCGAGGTGGTCTGGATTTTGCGCGACAAGGTCGCCCTGCTGCTCGTCGTCGGTATCCCGTTGATTGCGTTTGCGATCCTTGCCGCCACATTCAGCAATGCGGTCATCCGTGATCTCCGGGTCGACGTGGTCGATCAGGACAGGTCGAGAACGTCCGAAACCTTCGTGCAGGCGATCAGCGCGGCGCCGGGCGTCAGCCTTACGAGACGTTCCTCCGATCTCAATGGAGCCATGCATGCCGTCCGCTCCGGCGAGGCCATCGCTGCGGTCTATATCCCACAGAATCTCGAACGCGATATCGCGGCGAGGCGCCGGCCGCAGGTCGTGATCTTCTTCAACAAGCAGTTCTTCACGCCCGGTAACGTCGCCTCGAATTCGCTGCAGGCGGCGATATCGGCAGCCGTTGCCGACCTGCCGGCGGAGCCACGCACGGCCGCCTTCACGCCTGGTCCGCTTGTCGTCGAGCAATACGTTCTCACCAATCCCGCGCTGAACTATGCGCAGTTCCTTTTGCGAGCGATCCTGCCGACCGTGCTCCATATCGTGACCGCAATTTCCGCCGGCTATGCGGTCGGCTCCGAGTTCGGGTCGCGCAACATGCGGGAATGGCTGGCGACGGCCGGCGATAGCATGCTCATCGCGCTCGTCGGCAAACTGGCACCTTATTTCGGCATCTTCCTCGTCATGATGGCTGTCGGGCTGGGGACCATTCACGGCATCTTCGAAATACCCTTCCGCGGGGACCCGGTGCTGGTGGCTGCCGGCGCTTGCTTACTGATCATTGCCTATCTGTCGTTGGGGGCGCTTCTCCAGCTTCTCGTCAGGAACCTTGCCTTTGGTCTGAGCCTGACCGGCATCATCTGTTCGCCGGCATTCGGCTTCGCCGGCGTCGGCTTTCCGGTGTTGGCCATGAACGTCTTCTCCCGTGCCTGGGGTGCAATGCTGCCGCTACGCTGGTACATCCAGATCCTGTTCGACCAGGCGGCCCGTGGCGTACCGGTCGGGAATTCCGCCGAGCCTTTCATGATGCTGGGCGGATTGGCAGTCCTCTATTTCGGCCTGGCCTGGCTGAAGTTGCGATCTGTTGCTCGGCATCCGCTGCCAGAGGCGGTCGAAGCCCCTGAACAAGACAGCGCTGGAGGAAGGATCGGCATTGTTCGAGCATTCACGGACGAATATGGCCGGATCATCCGTGACCGCAGCGCCTTCAGCCTGATCGTTCTGGCGCCGATCATCTACGGCGTGTTCTACCCGCAGCCCTATCTAGGCCAACTTATCAAGGACATCCCCATTGCCGTCGTGGACAGTGATTCCTCCGATATCAGCCGCACGATCATCCAGGCCGTCAATGCTGACGAAGCGGTGAAGGTGACGCTTCGACCAACGACGCTGGCCGAAGCGCAGGCCGCGCTCGTCCACCGGGAAGTGTTCGGCATCCTGAGCATTCCGGCAGGGACCGAGCGCGACATCCTGAAGGGCGATCAGGCCAGACTGCCTGCCTATGTCGATTCAGCCTATTTCCTGCTCTACAACCGGACACTGCAGGGCATTCAGGAAGGCGTGGGCGCGGTCACAGCGGATCTCGCGGCGCGCAGCGCCCGGCCGGATGGAAGCCTCTACCGGGCGGCTCTCGCGAAAAGCTCGCCTGTGGAGATATTGAACCAGCCTCTTTTCAATCCCACCGGCGGCTATGGCAGCTACGTCGTTCCTGCCGCTTTTTTGTTGATCCTGCAGCAGACGCTGCTGATGGGGTCGGCAACGCTGGGTGGGGTGGCCTACGAGCAGGGTGGCCACCAGGCGCGCCGCCGTCGTGGCACTGTGTCAGCGGTGATTGGTCAAAGTCTTGCGCATCTGTTGCTTGCGTTACCGGGCTTCGCGCTGTTCCTCATCGTGCTGTCGAGGGTCTACGGTTTTTCGGCAAACGATCATGTGCTCGACCTGATCGTCCTGGCCATTCCCTACATTCTCTCGGTCAGCCTGCTTGGCCAGTTCGTTGGCAGTTGGTTCAAGCGGCGCGAAACCGCGGTTCTCTTGCTCATCGCCATCAGTCTTCCGATCTTCTTTCTGGTCGGCGTTGCATGGCCGCTGGAAGCGATCCCGCCAATGCTTCGGACGGCCAGCTTCATCCTTCCCAGCACCTTCGGGATCGACGGCCTGGTGCGGGTTAACCAGATGGGAGCGAGTGTGACGGACGTCTCGAAAGACTGGATGTGGCTGTGGGTGCTGACGGGCGTTTACGCAATCCTTGCTATCGCCTCAGCCAGATTCACCATGGGTCGGAGGGTGTCCGATGCTCGCTAG
- a CDS encoding HlyD family secretion protein, with translation MAAIIVVLSVLAIVGLSLWYLVRPQPLLVQGEADATRVDIAARIDGRVGRRPVSRGDNITAGQLLVAIDNPELLTKLKEAEAARIVAQADFTRIQVGTRAEEVAERKAAVASAQANLTLAQQTYDRVKQVTEGGFEPVAKLDDATASLDVATRTLEQARLAYQEAVAGHTAEERGVAKAAVAKAEAAIATLQAQVDEMTVKAPIAAQVYQVGVEVGEYVSPGVPLLSLVDLSDVWVHFDLREDLVKGLKVGDRFTIKIPALGDMPITVEVRTIATRGEYAGWRATRATGDFDLRTFEVRAYPVDKLPDLRPGMSAYADWNGVH, from the coding sequence ATGGCGGCGATCATCGTTGTGCTCAGCGTGCTGGCGATCGTTGGGTTGTCATTGTGGTATCTCGTTCGGCCGCAGCCGCTCCTGGTGCAAGGTGAAGCTGATGCCACACGCGTCGATATTGCGGCTCGCATCGATGGCAGGGTCGGACGGCGACCGGTGTCGCGCGGCGACAATATCACGGCCGGGCAATTGCTGGTGGCGATCGATAATCCGGAGCTGTTGACCAAGCTCAAAGAGGCGGAGGCAGCAAGGATCGTCGCTCAGGCGGACTTCACGCGCATACAGGTCGGCACGCGCGCCGAGGAGGTTGCGGAACGCAAGGCGGCGGTCGCGTCGGCGCAGGCCAATTTGACGCTTGCCCAACAGACCTACGACCGGGTCAAGCAGGTCACCGAGGGCGGCTTCGAGCCGGTCGCAAAGCTCGACGACGCGACAGCGTCGCTGGACGTGGCGACGCGAACTCTGGAGCAAGCAAGGCTCGCCTATCAGGAAGCTGTCGCTGGCCATACCGCCGAGGAACGCGGCGTGGCAAAAGCTGCGGTCGCCAAGGCCGAGGCCGCGATCGCGACCTTGCAGGCACAGGTCGACGAGATGACCGTCAAAGCGCCGATTGCAGCGCAAGTCTATCAGGTCGGTGTGGAGGTGGGCGAATATGTCTCGCCCGGAGTGCCGTTGCTCTCGCTGGTCGACCTCAGCGACGTCTGGGTGCATTTCGATCTCCGCGAGGATCTGGTGAAGGGTCTGAAGGTAGGAGACAGGTTCACGATCAAAATCCCTGCACTTGGTGACATGCCCATAACTGTCGAGGTGCGGACCATCGCCACCCGCGGCGAGTATGCCGGGTGGCGCGCAACGCGTGCGACGGGCGACTTCGATCTGAGGACCTTCGAGGTGCGGGCCTATCCAGTCGACAAGCTCCCCGACCTCAGGCCCGGCATGAGCGCTTACGCGGATTGGAACGGGGTGCACTGA